One Natrinema marinum genomic window carries:
- a CDS encoding NRAMP family divalent metal transporter yields the protein MATERQSVGVGRIGTALERLGPAWLAGAIAAGPATMGSLLVAGASFEYALLWVVVLSAVLGTVGQYLAMRLGLLTEAGIVSVVERHLGSFWAWVLVVDAVLAAGLAQLIIMKTLASVSATMVAEAGVGSAALTDPRLWGITWAVILALGLAGGGYRVAELGAKLLVSIVVAAFVASAFVVPIDPAAAARGLVPAIPAGVDGALVAAGILGGAVHITLLTMQSYTMRARGWTARDADVAAVDVVSSMLVAFGVFSLGVFLVAASVLPAAGVDPATIDGVGAAQTLGPVAGGYATWIFLAGLLGAAVSTLGGNTIVPPYLLADKLGWDRSTDDGRYRAAVAAVALVSAAGAFLGGSFFQLLVLTLAFGLVGTPFAIAVILVLLNDPGVVPETNSLPANVGGLALFAVTVVLAGEFVRGELETVTDPVSAFVVLFAAAMALALVGLAGKYVRDRVGAN from the coding sequence ATGGCAACCGAACGCCAATCGGTGGGAGTCGGACGGATCGGAACGGCGCTCGAGCGACTGGGGCCAGCGTGGCTGGCCGGCGCGATCGCGGCGGGGCCGGCGACGATGGGCAGCCTGCTGGTCGCGGGCGCGAGCTTCGAGTACGCCCTGCTGTGGGTCGTCGTCCTGTCGGCGGTGCTTGGCACCGTCGGCCAGTACCTCGCGATGCGACTGGGGCTACTCACCGAGGCGGGGATCGTCTCGGTCGTGGAACGGCACCTCGGCTCGTTCTGGGCGTGGGTGCTGGTGGTCGACGCCGTGTTGGCCGCTGGGCTCGCCCAACTGATCATCATGAAGACGCTCGCGTCGGTGAGCGCGACGATGGTCGCCGAGGCGGGCGTCGGGAGCGCCGCGCTGACCGACCCGCGCCTCTGGGGGATCACGTGGGCCGTGATCCTCGCGCTGGGGCTGGCCGGCGGGGGTTACCGGGTCGCGGAACTCGGGGCCAAACTGCTGGTCTCGATCGTCGTCGCCGCGTTCGTCGCGAGCGCGTTCGTCGTTCCGATCGATCCCGCCGCGGCAGCGCGCGGACTGGTGCCTGCGATTCCAGCCGGCGTCGACGGCGCGCTCGTCGCTGCGGGTATCCTCGGTGGCGCAGTCCACATCACACTGTTGACGATGCAGAGCTACACGATGCGCGCCCGCGGCTGGACTGCCCGCGACGCGGACGTCGCGGCGGTCGATGTCGTGAGTTCGATGCTCGTCGCGTTCGGCGTCTTCAGTCTCGGCGTCTTCCTCGTTGCGGCGAGCGTCCTCCCCGCGGCCGGCGTCGATCCCGCGACGATCGACGGCGTCGGCGCCGCCCAGACGCTCGGTCCGGTCGCCGGCGGGTACGCGACCTGGATCTTCCTCGCCGGTCTCCTCGGTGCGGCCGTCTCCACACTCGGTGGGAACACGATCGTCCCGCCGTACCTGCTGGCCGACAAACTCGGCTGGGACCGCTCCACCGACGACGGCCGCTACCGGGCCGCCGTGGCCGCCGTCGCGCTCGTCTCCGCGGCTGGCGCGTTCCTCGGCGGGTCGTTCTTCCAGTTGCTCGTGCTCACGCTGGCGTTCGGCCTCGTCGGGACTCCCTTCGCGATCGCCGTGATCCTCGTTCTGCTGAACGATCCCGGCGTCGTCCCCGAGACGAATTCCCTGCCGGCGAACGTCGGCGGGCTCGCACTGTTCGCCGTGACCGTCGTCCTCGCCGGCGAGTTCGTCCGCGGCGAACTCGAGACCGTCACCGACCCCGTCTCGGCGTTCGTCGTCCTCTTCGCGGCGGCGATGGCGCTGGCGCTCGTCGGTCTGGCCGGGAAATACGTGCGCGATCGGGTCGGCGCGAACTGA
- a CDS encoding glutathione S-transferase N-terminal domain-containing protein gives MLTLYRLEGCPFCEHVVDRLEELDIDYESVWVEGLHSKRNEVKRVSGQRQVPIVVDDDRGVTMAESERILDYLETTYA, from the coding sequence ATGCTCACGCTCTACCGACTGGAGGGCTGTCCGTTCTGCGAGCACGTCGTCGACCGGCTCGAGGAACTCGACATCGACTACGAGAGCGTCTGGGTCGAGGGACTGCACTCGAAACGCAACGAGGTCAAGCGCGTCTCGGGCCAGCGACAGGTGCCGATCGTCGTCGACGACGACCGCGGCGTGACGATGGCCGAATCGGAGCGTATCCTCGACTACCTCGAGACGACCTACGCCTGA
- a CDS encoding tRNA (N(6)-L-threonylcarbamoyladenosine(37)-C(2))-methylthiotransferase → MARYHIETYGCTSNRGESREIERRLRDAGHYQVDGPAEADVAILNTCTVVEKTERNMLRRAEELADETADLFITGCMALAQGEEFGQAGVDGQVLHWDEVPEAVTNGECPTTTPDAEPILDGVVGILPIARGCMSDCSYCITKQATGKIDSPPIEENVEKARALIHAGAKEIRITGQDTGVYGWDDGERTLHRLLERICEIEGDFRVRVGMANPKGVHGIREKLADVFAERDELYDFLHAPVQSGSNDVLGDMRRQHQVEEYLEVVETFDETLDYWTLSTDFIVGFPTETDHDHEQSMALLRETRPEKINVTRFSKRPGTDAADMKGLGGTVKKERSTEMSAAKREIVADAYAGMVGERREDCLVVEEGTADSVKCRDSAYRQIIVQNADDYGIEPGDFVDLEVTAHETMYAFGTPV, encoded by the coding sequence ATGGCCCGGTACCACATCGAGACGTACGGCTGTACGTCCAACCGCGGGGAGAGCCGCGAGATCGAGCGGCGGCTCCGCGACGCGGGCCACTACCAGGTCGACGGGCCGGCGGAGGCCGACGTGGCCATCCTGAACACTTGCACCGTCGTCGAGAAGACCGAGCGCAACATGCTCCGGCGGGCCGAGGAACTCGCCGACGAGACGGCGGATCTCTTCATCACCGGCTGTATGGCTCTGGCTCAGGGCGAGGAGTTCGGGCAGGCCGGCGTCGACGGACAGGTTCTTCACTGGGACGAGGTCCCCGAAGCGGTCACCAACGGCGAGTGTCCGACGACGACCCCCGACGCCGAGCCGATCCTCGACGGCGTCGTCGGCATCCTGCCGATCGCGCGTGGCTGTATGTCCGACTGTTCGTACTGTATCACGAAGCAGGCCACGGGCAAGATCGACTCGCCGCCGATCGAAGAAAACGTCGAGAAGGCCCGCGCGCTGATCCACGCTGGCGCGAAAGAGATCCGCATCACGGGTCAGGACACCGGCGTCTACGGCTGGGACGACGGCGAGCGCACGCTCCACCGGCTGCTCGAGCGCATCTGCGAGATAGAGGGTGACTTCCGGGTGCGCGTGGGGATGGCCAACCCGAAGGGCGTCCACGGCATCCGCGAGAAACTCGCCGACGTCTTCGCCGAACGCGACGAACTCTACGACTTCCTGCACGCACCCGTTCAGTCGGGCTCGAACGACGTGCTCGGCGACATGCGCCGCCAACACCAGGTCGAGGAGTACCTCGAGGTCGTCGAGACCTTCGACGAGACGCTGGACTACTGGACGCTCTCGACGGACTTCATCGTCGGCTTCCCGACGGAAACGGACCACGACCACGAGCAGTCGATGGCCCTGCTGCGCGAGACTCGCCCGGAGAAGATCAACGTCACCCGGTTCTCGAAGCGGCCGGGTACCGACGCCGCCGACATGAAGGGGCTGGGCGGCACGGTCAAGAAGGAGCGCTCGACGGAGATGAGCGCGGCCAAGCGCGAGATCGTCGCCGACGCCTACGCGGGGATGGTCGGCGAGCGTCGTGAGGACTGTCTCGTCGTCGAGGAGGGCACCGCCGACTCCGTGAAGTGTCGCGACTCCGCCTACCGTCAGATCATCGTCCAGAACGCCGACGACTACGGCATAGAGCCCGGCGATTTCGTCGATCTCGAGGTGACGGCCCACGAGACGATGTACGCGTTCGGGACGCCGGTGTAG
- a CDS encoding GNAT family N-acetyltransferase has translation MADLEVHVAETDPEREDAFAVRHAVFVEEQGVDEDLEYDGRDDAAVHVVAYDGEEPIGAARLREYEDGIGKVERVAVLESRREEGVGRALMKTLEERAAALGFSALKLHSQTRAAGFYRDLGYERRGEEFEEAGIPHVEMRKSVD, from the coding sequence ATGGCCGATCTCGAGGTTCACGTCGCCGAAACCGACCCCGAACGCGAGGACGCCTTCGCGGTCCGCCACGCGGTGTTCGTCGAGGAACAGGGCGTCGACGAGGACCTGGAGTACGACGGGCGCGACGACGCAGCCGTCCACGTCGTCGCGTACGACGGCGAGGAACCGATCGGCGCGGCGCGACTGCGCGAGTACGAGGACGGCATCGGGAAAGTCGAACGCGTCGCGGTCCTCGAGTCCCGCCGGGAGGAGGGCGTCGGACGCGCGCTGATGAAGACGCTCGAGGAACGCGCCGCCGCGCTCGGGTTTTCGGCGTTGAAACTCCACTCACAGACGCGGGCCGCCGGCTTCTATCGCGATCTCGGCTACGAACGGCGCGGCGAGGAGTTCGAGGAGGCGGGCATTCCTCACGTCGAGATGCGGAAATCGGTGGACTGA
- a CDS encoding PAS domain S-box protein, whose protein sequence is MDASSYREALYEVFVGTDHDVETQIAHALEIGTEYFDLPIGFLTRIEDGTQTIVHATGSHDLLQPGESCPLEEAYCRRTVEMDAPLAVQHASASPVISETAVETFDLGTYIGSKVVVDDDLYGTVCFAAEDERGAPFSEAKETFLELLTKLIEQAIERRAHERELRERTERLEREKRRFEGIAETSFDILFRIGLETEFTYVSSAVERVLGYEPEALIGRPITEFIAESSAEAAITGYSQVIDGTPVENVKLEFVDVDGDRVVIEVNGTPITDDGDVRGVQGVGRDVTARRERERELRIKTRAMDEARIGISISDARQPDEPLVYVNDGFERVTGYDAADALGRNCRFLQGEATDPETVATLRERIDADEPVSVEILNYRADGTPFWNQVRVSPVGNDDGSVTHYLGFQTDITERKRTEQLVRLLNRVLRHNLRNDMNVLFGLGDRLETGAADDAAALGEQLSETAATLIELSEQARDLERYTRRERDPQRLAPDSLLAAVADDYRERFPSATVDVTARTDREFCAGPELERAVAELVENALKHNPEPEPWVSLSVDDDDGRLVLTVADDGPGIAEMETAVIAKGEEEALEHGSGLGLWLVNWIVTRYGGSFQIRAADDGDGTVATVRLPGVGPDDSLEAVAQRPTVLFR, encoded by the coding sequence ATGGACGCGAGCTCGTATCGTGAAGCGCTTTATGAGGTGTTCGTCGGGACGGACCACGATGTCGAGACGCAGATTGCTCACGCTCTCGAGATCGGCACGGAGTATTTCGATCTTCCGATCGGATTTCTCACCCGCATCGAGGATGGGACACAGACGATCGTACACGCGACGGGCTCGCACGACCTGCTCCAGCCGGGGGAGTCCTGCCCGCTCGAGGAGGCCTACTGTCGGCGAACCGTCGAGATGGACGCACCGCTGGCCGTCCAGCACGCCTCGGCGTCGCCAGTGATTTCGGAGACCGCGGTCGAGACGTTCGATCTCGGGACGTACATCGGCAGCAAGGTCGTGGTTGACGACGACCTCTACGGCACCGTCTGTTTCGCTGCCGAAGACGAACGCGGCGCTCCCTTTTCGGAGGCCAAAGAGACCTTTCTCGAACTACTGACGAAACTGATCGAGCAGGCGATCGAGCGACGCGCCCACGAGCGCGAACTCCGGGAGCGGACCGAGCGACTCGAGCGGGAGAAACGGCGCTTCGAGGGGATCGCCGAGACCAGCTTCGATATCCTGTTCCGGATCGGGCTCGAGACGGAGTTTACCTACGTTTCCTCGGCGGTCGAACGCGTTCTGGGCTACGAGCCCGAGGCGCTGATCGGGCGACCGATCACCGAGTTCATCGCCGAGTCCTCGGCCGAGGCGGCGATAACGGGCTACTCGCAGGTGATCGACGGCACGCCGGTCGAGAACGTCAAACTCGAGTTCGTCGACGTGGACGGCGACCGCGTCGTGATCGAAGTCAACGGGACGCCGATCACCGACGACGGCGACGTTCGTGGGGTGCAGGGCGTCGGCCGGGACGTGACGGCGCGGAGAGAACGCGAACGGGAACTCCGGATCAAGACGCGGGCGATGGACGAGGCGCGGATCGGCATCTCGATTTCGGACGCCCGACAACCTGACGAGCCGCTCGTCTACGTCAACGACGGATTCGAGCGGGTGACGGGTTACGATGCGGCCGACGCGCTCGGGCGAAACTGTCGATTCCTGCAGGGCGAAGCGACGGATCCGGAGACAGTTGCTACGCTCCGCGAACGTATCGACGCCGACGAGCCGGTCTCGGTCGAGATCCTCAACTATCGGGCCGACGGGACTCCGTTCTGGAATCAGGTCCGGGTCAGTCCGGTCGGGAACGACGACGGCAGTGTGACCCACTATCTGGGCTTTCAGACCGACATCACCGAGCGCAAGCGGACCGAACAGCTCGTCCGACTGCTCAACCGGGTGCTTCGCCACAACCTGCGCAACGACATGAACGTCCTCTTCGGGCTGGGCGACCGGCTCGAGACCGGCGCGGCCGACGACGCCGCGGCCCTGGGCGAGCAGCTCTCGGAGACCGCCGCGACACTGATCGAACTGAGCGAACAGGCCCGCGATCTGGAGCGCTATACCAGACGCGAGCGCGATCCACAGCGTCTCGCGCCCGACTCGCTGCTCGCTGCCGTTGCGGACGACTACCGAGAGCGGTTCCCGTCGGCGACCGTCGACGTGACCGCCCGCACCGACCGCGAGTTCTGTGCCGGCCCCGAACTCGAGCGGGCAGTGGCCGAACTCGTCGAGAACGCGCTGAAACACAACCCCGAACCCGAGCCGTGGGTGAGCCTGTCGGTCGACGACGACGATGGCCGACTCGTCCTGACCGTCGCGGACGACGGTCCCGGCATCGCCGAGATGGAGACCGCGGTCATCGCCAAGGGGGAGGAAGAGGCTCTCGAGCACGGCTCCGGACTGGGCCTCTGGCTGGTCAACTGGATCGTCACCCGCTACGGGGGCTCCTTCCAGATTCGAGCGGCGGACGACGGCGATGGCACCGTCGCGACCGTCCGCCTGCCCGGAGTCGGCCCTGACGACTCGCTCGAGGCGGTCGCACAGCGGCCGACGGTCCTGTTCCGGTGA
- a CDS encoding redoxin domain-containing protein: MPPTEGETVADFEAVLCDGETFRSTALSDALGARGGVVVSTGFAFSAIAQNWWKRFVRAGWAEFDDVSVLGVSRDGPYAQNEFLRWLDRPGFRFFADVDGTVSESFELLADREHMAGVSTPWRSAFVLEPDREVRYAFVADDWISPLPREEIEAAVAEL, translated from the coding sequence ATGCCACCGACCGAGGGCGAGACCGTCGCGGATTTCGAGGCGGTGCTTTGTGACGGCGAGACGTTTCGATCGACGGCGCTTTCGGACGCGCTCGGCGCCCGCGGGGGCGTCGTCGTCTCGACGGGCTTCGCGTTCAGCGCGATCGCACAGAACTGGTGGAAGCGATTCGTCCGCGCCGGCTGGGCCGAGTTCGACGACGTGTCGGTCCTCGGCGTGAGCCGGGACGGCCCGTACGCGCAAAACGAGTTCCTCCGCTGGCTGGACCGACCGGGCTTTCGCTTTTTCGCGGACGTCGACGGCACAGTGAGCGAGTCGTTCGAGTTGCTAGCCGATCGCGAGCACATGGCCGGCGTCTCGACGCCGTGGCGCTCCGCGTTCGTTCTCGAGCCCGACCGCGAGGTGCGGTACGCCTTCGTCGCGGACGACTGGATCTCGCCGCTTCCCCGCGAGGAGATCGAAGCCGCCGTGGCGGAGCTCTGA
- a CDS encoding HIT family protein, whose protein sequence is MDQVFAPWRIEWIRREEKNPDIEECVFCELPERDADRDNRIVARSEHAFVMLNNYPYNPGHAMVIPHTHTGEYTALTDETLLDHARLKQRTFDALEAAFDPDGFNAGLNLGDGAGGSIDDHLHTHVVPRWQGDTNFMPVIGDTTVIVEALEATYDHLHDAFAAQDGATVSDEADAVAFDR, encoded by the coding sequence ATGGACCAGGTGTTCGCACCGTGGCGGATCGAGTGGATCAGACGCGAGGAGAAGAACCCGGACATCGAGGAGTGCGTCTTCTGTGAACTGCCCGAACGGGACGCCGACCGCGACAACCGGATCGTCGCGCGCAGCGAGCACGCGTTCGTCATGCTGAACAACTATCCGTACAACCCGGGCCACGCGATGGTCATCCCTCACACACATACGGGCGAGTACACCGCACTCACCGACGAGACGCTGCTCGATCACGCCCGCTTGAAACAGCGAACGTTCGACGCCCTCGAGGCTGCCTTCGATCCCGACGGCTTCAATGCCGGCTTGAACCTCGGTGACGGGGCCGGCGGCTCGATCGACGACCACCTGCACACCCACGTCGTCCCGCGGTGGCAGGGCGATACGAACTTCATGCCCGTCATCGGCGACACGACGGTAATCGTCGAAGCGCTCGAGGCGACCTACGACCACCTTCACGACGCCTTCGCCGCCCAGGACGGCGCGACCGTCTCCGACGAGGCCGACGCGGTCGCGTTCGATCGCTGA
- a CDS encoding winged helix-turn-helix domain-containing protein encodes MSNAIEEPTRCPRAERDGELGCVPALIIELLSDEDARAVYLSVEEPTTVPEIAEALELPQSTAYRKVENLREAGLIRQLNERSQGGLPAHYVQAIEHVTVTYDEPLRIECAHHGKTLYCEP; translated from the coding sequence ATGAGCAACGCAATCGAGGAGCCGACCCGCTGTCCGCGCGCCGAACGGGACGGAGAACTCGGGTGTGTACCGGCGCTCATCATCGAGCTACTCTCGGACGAGGACGCGCGAGCGGTGTATCTGTCCGTCGAAGAGCCGACGACGGTTCCCGAGATCGCCGAGGCGCTCGAACTCCCCCAGTCGACGGCCTACCGAAAGGTCGAGAACCTCCGGGAGGCCGGTCTGATCCGACAGCTCAACGAGCGCTCCCAGGGCGGACTGCCGGCCCACTACGTCCAGGCGATCGAGCACGTCACGGTGACCTACGACGAGCCGCTGCGGATCGAGTGTGCCCACCACGGCAAGACGCTCTACTGCGAGCCCTAA
- the map gene encoding type II methionyl aminopeptidase, whose amino-acid sequence MAESEVDLESEQYEKHREAGEILAQVREETAERVEVGVSHLEVAEWAEDRIRELGGQPAFPVNISVDEEAAHATPSIDDETTFGEEMINLDIGVHVDGWLADTAVTVDLSGNPELAEASEQALEAALEIVEPGVDTGEIGTEIEDIIDGYGYNPVVNLTGHGLGHWEQHTSPNIPNRAVSQGATLEVGDVVAIEPFATDGGGKVTEGATEEIFSLEREGTVRNRQAREALNQITEEFRTLPFATRWLETDRPEMALRRLKRNDIVHSYPVLKEDDGFLVSQKEHTIIVTEDGCEVTTE is encoded by the coding sequence ATGGCCGAATCCGAGGTGGACCTCGAGTCCGAGCAGTACGAAAAACACCGCGAAGCCGGGGAGATACTCGCGCAGGTGCGCGAGGAGACCGCCGAGCGCGTCGAGGTCGGCGTGAGCCACCTTGAGGTCGCCGAGTGGGCCGAAGATCGCATTCGGGAACTCGGCGGTCAGCCCGCGTTCCCGGTCAATATCTCCGTCGACGAGGAGGCGGCCCACGCGACGCCATCGATCGACGACGAGACGACCTTCGGCGAGGAGATGATCAACTTGGACATCGGCGTCCACGTCGATGGCTGGCTGGCCGACACCGCCGTCACCGTCGACCTCTCGGGCAACCCCGAACTGGCCGAGGCCTCCGAGCAGGCCCTCGAAGCCGCCCTCGAGATCGTCGAACCGGGCGTCGACACCGGCGAGATCGGTACCGAGATCGAGGACATCATTGACGGCTACGGCTACAACCCGGTCGTCAACCTCACCGGCCACGGGCTTGGTCACTGGGAGCAACACACCAGTCCGAACATCCCCAACCGCGCCGTCTCGCAGGGCGCGACGCTCGAGGTCGGCGACGTGGTCGCGATCGAACCGTTCGCGACCGACGGCGGTGGCAAGGTCACCGAGGGCGCGACCGAGGAGATCTTCTCGCTCGAGCGCGAGGGGACCGTCCGCAACCGGCAGGCTCGTGAGGCCTTGAACCAGATCACCGAGGAGTTCCGCACGCTGCCCTTCGCGACGCGGTGGCTCGAGACCGACCGTCCGGAGATGGCGCTGCGCCGACTCAAGCGCAACGACATCGTCCACAGCTACCCGGTGCTCAAGGAAGATGACGGGTTCCTCGTCAGTCAGAAAGAGCACACGATCATCGTCACCGAAGACGGCTGCGAAGTGACGACCGAGTGA
- a CDS encoding cupin domain-containing protein: MEYEVVHTDDVPLTDLSDVDEIPPDLHIRAIDEVFDTDSLNVKLWYFEPGEEIGYHAHNEQEELYYVLEGEFSLKLGRSGEEEYVDAGPGTFWIAKPEVGHGHRNVGDEEGVILAVGAPAVEDPGVDPHGLDESDDA, translated from the coding sequence ATGGAGTACGAAGTGGTCCACACTGACGACGTACCGCTCACCGACCTCTCAGACGTCGACGAGATCCCGCCCGACCTACACATCCGGGCGATCGACGAGGTCTTCGACACCGATTCGCTCAACGTGAAACTCTGGTACTTCGAACCCGGCGAGGAGATCGGGTATCACGCGCACAACGAACAGGAGGAACTGTACTACGTCCTCGAGGGCGAGTTCTCGCTGAAACTCGGTCGTTCCGGCGAGGAAGAGTACGTCGACGCCGGCCCCGGAACGTTCTGGATCGCGAAACCCGAGGTCGGCCACGGCCATCGCAACGTCGGCGACGAAGAAGGCGTGATTCTGGCGGTCGGCGCGCCCGCAGTCGAAGATCCAGGCGTCGATCCTCACGGGCTCGACGAGAGCGACGACGCGTAG
- a CDS encoding winged helix-turn-helix domain-containing protein, protein MVNHGPPSQRSDSVLPEHSILSLEESLAMQRSIGNETRFRVLNALVEDDAQSASELRDGLGLESNVLHYHLDELVDVGLVENRKRKEPDSDGLYSYYRSTSLGEGILEHGVRDLMRREWDALEEYGE, encoded by the coding sequence ATGGTGAACCACGGTCCTCCGTCGCAACGGTCCGACTCCGTGCTGCCCGAGCACAGCATTCTCTCGCTCGAGGAGTCCCTCGCGATGCAACGCTCGATCGGCAACGAGACGCGCTTTCGCGTTCTGAACGCGCTCGTCGAGGACGATGCACAGAGCGCCAGCGAACTGCGCGACGGACTCGGGCTCGAGTCGAACGTGCTCCACTACCACCTCGACGAGCTCGTCGACGTCGGCCTCGTGGAAAATCGGAAACGCAAGGAGCCGGACAGCGACGGGCTCTACTCCTACTACCGGTCGACCTCCCTGGGCGAGGGGATTCTCGAGCACGGCGTCCGCGACCTGATGCGCCGCGAGTGGGACGCGCTCGAGGAGTACGGCGAGTGA
- the icd gene encoding isocitrate dehydrogenase (NADP(+)), protein MSYDKIEVPDEGEQITLKEGTEGELEVPDNPIIPIIYGDGVGSDVGPAAQKVLEAAADATGREINWMRVYAGESAREKYDENLPAETVEAIKEHRVAIKGPLTTPVGAGFRSLNVALRKKLDLYANVRPTYHLDGVPSPVSEPEQMDMVTFRENTEDVYAGIEWEEGTDEVEQVKEFVEDEMGFDNTIHDGPVGIGVKPITEFGTKRLVRRAIDYALEHDRDSVTLVHKGNIMKFTEGQFRDWGYEVAEEEYGDEVITEDTLWEEQDGEADDDVLVVNDRIADNMLQQLLTRTDNYDVIATMNLNGDYMSDAAGAQIGGLGIAPGSNFGDGLLLAEPVHGSAPKYEGQDKVNPTAMILSGRMMLDYIGWDDAADLVRDAVEETISSGKVTYDLERQLEDAEKLATSEFAEEVVNNIEKLS, encoded by the coding sequence ATGAGTTACGACAAGATCGAGGTCCCCGACGAAGGGGAGCAGATCACGCTGAAAGAGGGTACCGAGGGCGAACTCGAGGTACCTGACAACCCGATTATTCCGATTATTTACGGTGACGGTGTGGGAAGCGACGTCGGCCCCGCCGCACAGAAGGTCCTCGAGGCCGCCGCGGACGCGACCGGCCGCGAGATCAACTGGATGCGCGTCTACGCCGGCGAATCCGCTCGCGAGAAGTACGACGAGAACCTGCCCGCCGAGACCGTCGAGGCCATCAAGGAACACCGCGTCGCGATCAAGGGTCCGCTGACGACGCCCGTCGGCGCCGGCTTCCGCTCGCTGAACGTCGCGCTGCGCAAGAAGCTCGACCTCTACGCGAACGTCCGCCCGACCTACCACTTAGACGGCGTCCCGTCCCCCGTCTCCGAGCCCGAGCAGATGGACATGGTCACCTTCCGTGAGAACACGGAAGACGTCTACGCCGGCATCGAGTGGGAGGAAGGCACCGACGAAGTCGAGCAGGTCAAGGAGTTCGTCGAGGACGAAATGGGCTTCGACAACACCATCCACGACGGCCCCGTCGGCATCGGCGTCAAGCCGATCACGGAGTTCGGCACGAAGCGACTCGTCCGCCGCGCCATCGACTACGCCCTCGAGCACGACCGCGACTCGGTCACGCTGGTCCACAAGGGTAACATCATGAAGTTCACCGAGGGCCAGTTCCGCGACTGGGGCTACGAGGTCGCAGAAGAGGAGTACGGCGACGAGGTCATCACCGAGGACACCCTCTGGGAGGAGCAAGACGGCGAGGCCGACGACGACGTGCTCGTCGTCAACGACCGCATCGCGGACAACATGCTCCAGCAGCTGCTGACCCGCACCGACAACTACGACGTCATCGCGACGATGAACCTGAACGGGGACTACATGTCCGACGCCGCCGGCGCACAGATCGGCGGCCTCGGCATCGCTCCCGGGTCCAACTTCGGCGACGGCCTCCTGCTGGCCGAACCCGTCCACGGCTCCGCGCCCAAGTACGAGGGGCAGGACAAGGTCAACCCGACCGCCATGATCCTCTCGGGTCGCATGATGCTCGATTACATCGGCTGGGACGACGCCGCCGACCTCGTCCGCGACGCCGTCGAGGAGACCATCTCCTCGGGCAAGGTCACCTACGACCTCGAACGCCAGCTCGAGGACGCCGAGAAGCTCGCCACCAGCGAGTTCGCCGAAGAAGTCGTCAACAACATCGAAAAGCTCTCGTAG